From the Oceanobacillus kimchii X50 genome, the window AACATTATCAAGTTGGTTTGCATTATATAAGAAATCAACTTTTATATGCTCACCAAAATCCCCAGTATTGTTACCATCTGCATCAATTACTTCATATTCTGTATCTAGCAACACTTCTTTTATAGGTAATGAACCATCGTTTTTTAGTTTAAAAGTTTCTATCATGTAATCGCCTGGTTTTAAGTTATCTACATCAACAATTACTTCCGGGTGAACGCTTAAATCTAAGGTACCAGCTGTAAAGTTTGCTGTTGCTTCTGCTGTATCACTAAAATATGCAAACGTTCCTCCACCAATTAGTCCTAAACCTAATATTGCAGTTGCAACACCCATACCTAATTTTTTCTTTAATTTCATGTTCTTTTCCTCCAATTCATCATTTAATTTCGCTGTTTTCTTTTTTCCTTTTACTACGATTGCTATAATTAAAATAAGTCCTTTTTAACGGGTCCATGCTAACATGACCACAGCGATTTGCCCCCTCCCTATGTAATTTTACCTAATTCGTTCGCAATAAGATTTTTTAAGTTCTTTATAAAGAACGATTAACCTAAGTATATTCACTTCCCTTGAATAAGAAAAGGAGTAAATTCTGCCATTTATTCTATATAAAGAACAATTATCTTTTGTTTACTTCTTTTTACTCAATTTTATGTAGTTTATTAAACTTTAAATTCTTTATAAAGAACAACATTCAAACACTAATATTGACTATATTTTGTTTAATTAATATAGCTAATATTAAAATAAATTGACTTTTCCTATAGACGCTCTCTTTTATTTCCGATATAATTTATGCAAGATTTGATATTCTTTTAGGTTTAATATCATACGAAAGTCTTAAATTGTCGAAATATACGATAAAGATAGCGGGGAATAATAGTGGCTTCTAGAACTGAGAGAAAGCACCATAAAAAACGTAAAAAATGGCCGTTTTGGGTTGGAGGAATTTTATTAGTACTTTTGTTATTAATTAGCGGTGGAATCTTCTTAATTTATAATCAAGTTGGTGCAGTTGTCGACACTATGCATAGTCCATTAACACGTGATAGTGATCCTGACAGACAAAAAGAAATTAATCAATTATATAAAGAAAAAGATGCGGTTAATATTCTATTGTTAGGTGTAGATGAAAGAGATGG encodes:
- a CDS encoding TasA family protein; translated protein: MKLKKKLGMGVATAILGLGLIGGGTFAYFSDTAEATANFTAGTLDLSVHPEVIVDVDNLKPGDYMIETFKLKNDGSLPIKEVLLDTEYEVIDADGNNTGDFGEHIKVDFLYNANQLDNVIYSTTLKDLETMSPEAIKELRLLFWTKPGLEVGKTHNFVVKFTFEDNGEDQNEFQGDSLQLKWLFNAKQTEGERR